A single window of Leptolyngbya ohadii IS1 DNA harbors:
- a CDS encoding AraC family transcriptional regulator — protein MTLNQTPNQEFAHLWESGIPGIELYRANLSRHRFGKHFHESYTIGVNLSGQGNFQHQGQTYIACPGSFHLINPGTVHTGEVPPQMHWNFYDLYLSLPIVETVLTQLECHSPLPAFREPVVMDRSLQILFHRLFHALSQPATLLEQQSLLLEALSQLFLRHADRCDRLPAPRPESKAVSQVRAYLEAHYAESLSIDTLANLVGLSPFYLIRSFQQQVGLPPHAYQRQWQILQVKRSLRAEALEQRTDRSLCVATEGGSLRSRKPLADIALEHGFYDQSHLNRSFKQVFGITPGQYRKGNFVQDR, from the coding sequence ATGACTCTTAACCAAACTCCCAATCAGGAATTTGCCCACCTCTGGGAATCCGGGATTCCGGGCATTGAGCTATACCGGGCAAATCTGTCGCGCCATCGGTTTGGCAAGCACTTCCACGAGTCCTATACGATCGGCGTCAACCTTAGCGGACAGGGCAATTTTCAGCATCAGGGGCAGACCTATATCGCCTGTCCGGGCAGCTTTCATCTGATCAATCCGGGAACTGTTCACACCGGAGAAGTGCCGCCGCAGATGCACTGGAATTTTTACGACCTGTACCTCAGCCTGCCGATCGTCGAAACCGTCCTTACCCAGCTTGAATGCCATTCCCCCCTCCCCGCCTTCCGTGAACCCGTGGTGATGGATCGATCGCTGCAAATCCTCTTTCACCGCCTGTTTCACGCCCTCAGTCAGCCCGCTACCCTGCTCGAACAGCAGTCCCTTTTGCTGGAAGCTTTGTCTCAGCTTTTTCTCCGCCATGCTGATCGTTGCGATCGTCTCCCTGCCCCCCGTCCCGAATCAAAAGCCGTTTCCCAAGTCCGGGCATACCTGGAGGCGCACTACGCCGAATCTCTGTCGATCGACACCCTCGCGAACTTAGTCGGCTTGAGTCCCTTTTATCTGATTCGCAGCTTTCAGCAGCAGGTGGGTTTGCCGCCCCATGCCTATCAGCGACAGTGGCAAATCCTCCAGGTAAAGCGATCGCTCCGCGCTGAGGCGCTCGAGCAGCGGACAGACCGATCGCTTTGCGTTGCCACCGAAGGTGGATCGCTCCGCAGCCGCAAACCATTAGCAGACATTGCCCTAGAGCATGGCTTCTACGATCAGAGCCACCTGAACCGCAGCTTTAAGCAGGTTTTTGGCATCACGCCCGGACAGTATCGCAAGGGCAATTTTGTCCAAGATCGCTGA
- a CDS encoding NAD(P)/FAD-dependent oxidoreductase, protein MQSKTDSRIDSKTNAEAHAKSHAVIIGGSLAGLLMSRVLSDYFDRVTVIERDIYPDQPAPRKGVPQSRFPHTLMLRGQQIFEQFFPGLKAELKTQGAIELDSTKEIAFLTPAGWAPRVPSDLMLLACSRDLLGWNIRRRLAAVANVEFLTAARVTGFLTDAEHQKITGVSLQRREKPREYPDAEQREDHQQNYQQNYHENLYADLIVDASGKASHTPQWLQALGYEPPAETEVDAKVGYVARIYQPPRDRSIDWKLIFAPSAPPQQPRGGAIFPIEGDSAHPDQMRWIISMVGGDGDCPPTDEAGFLAFARSLSTPAIAEVMEQATPISPIYAFYGNENRQRHYDRLSRFPARLLVVGHAACLLNPTYGQAMTVAALEALTLDRFFQHHAIADLDQKTFDLQKQLAKAHQEAWTAATSMDYRYTCNQDKPVSMATRFTNWYWDYLMEVVVDRPAVHHTFLEVLHLLKPSSVLMQPAILAQVLWKALRGGRRSNSQQELAFSERSSQQVVFPIER, encoded by the coding sequence ATGCAAAGCAAAACGGACAGCAGAATAGACAGCAAAACGAATGCAGAAGCTCACGCAAAAAGCCATGCAGTCATTATTGGCGGCAGTCTGGCAGGGTTACTTATGAGTCGGGTTTTGTCAGACTACTTCGATCGCGTCACCGTCATCGAACGGGATATCTATCCTGATCAGCCTGCTCCCCGTAAAGGGGTTCCTCAGTCTCGCTTCCCCCATACCCTGATGCTGCGCGGACAGCAAATTTTTGAGCAGTTCTTTCCGGGACTAAAAGCAGAACTCAAGACACAGGGGGCGATCGAGCTAGACAGCACAAAGGAGATTGCTTTCCTGACGCCTGCCGGGTGGGCACCTCGCGTTCCTTCAGATCTGATGCTGCTTGCCTGTAGCCGGGACTTGCTGGGCTGGAATATTCGCCGCAGATTAGCCGCTGTTGCTAACGTAGAATTTTTGACCGCCGCTCGCGTAACGGGGTTCTTAACGGATGCCGAACACCAAAAAATTACTGGCGTATCGCTACAAAGGCGCGAGAAGCCCCGCGAGTATCCCGACGCTGAACAGCGCGAGGATCATCAGCAGAATTATCAGCAGAATTATCACGAGAATCTGTACGCAGATCTGATCGTCGATGCCAGTGGGAAAGCCTCCCATACTCCGCAGTGGCTTCAGGCATTGGGCTACGAACCGCCCGCAGAAACCGAAGTGGATGCCAAGGTTGGCTATGTTGCCCGCATTTACCAGCCGCCTCGCGACCGATCGATCGATTGGAAACTGATATTTGCACCCAGTGCGCCACCCCAACAGCCTCGTGGAGGAGCCATTTTCCCGATCGAAGGAGATTCTGCCCATCCCGATCAGATGCGCTGGATTATCAGTATGGTTGGGGGTGATGGAGACTGCCCACCGACCGATGAAGCCGGTTTTCTGGCATTTGCCCGCAGTTTGTCTACCCCGGCGATCGCAGAGGTAATGGAGCAGGCAACCCCTATTTCACCGATCTACGCCTTCTACGGCAACGAAAATCGCCAGCGACACTACGATCGGCTGTCCCGGTTTCCGGCTCGTTTGCTGGTGGTAGGACATGCTGCCTGTCTGCTCAATCCCACCTACGGTCAAGCCATGACGGTCGCGGCGCTGGAAGCCCTGACGCTCGATCGATTTTTTCAGCATCATGCGATCGCCGATCTCGACCAAAAAACGTTCGATTTGCAAAAGCAGCTCGCAAAGGCACATCAGGAAGCCTGGACAGCAGCAACTTCAATGGACTATCGCTACACCTGCAATCAGGACAAACCCGTTTCTATGGCAACGCGATTCACGAACTGGTACTGGGATTATCTGATGGAAGTGGTGGTCGATCGCCCTGCGGTACATCACACCTTCCTGGAAGTGCTGCATCTGCTCAAACCCTCAAGCGTTCTAATGCAGCCTGCAATTCTGGCTCAGGTTTTGTGGAAGGCTCTCCGGGGAGGAAGGCGATCGAATTCTCAGCAGGAATTGGCTTTCTCTGAGCGATCGTCCCAGCAGGTTGTTTTCCCAATTGAGCGATAA
- a CDS encoding NfeD family protein, translated as MPYDPRQGLPPDSFDRQTDDWRNSSESWQGQAIVEREILPRKAGQVYFNNAFWLARCLQEIPITTGEIVDVLQRQGTTLIVEPAFLLKPSRSGLERILEVCQALYEQQDSAQENPQDCPSVIRSTLGDSALNTWQRLLQRKPLNIERFKQCCELLKLDWRRIAGYGNHSDPVVQRSVSPEAAKLSFVGRVRAMSDLEELRKKDARAVLILGEGGLGKTTLASEFLRQQRFALRLEGWMAKESQNLVPAEMLVQEWLQRYFQEDSSPNFRLALDRLRQKLREVSVGILLDNFETALDRHGHLLPDHRHYVALLEVLTDPEVQSFTLITSREPVHEATVRLQSYVLPQLDLNAWTEFFEQQQVQPEPESLAQMHRSYRGNAKAMTILSSTVQLDYEGNLGAYWQAHQDDLLQATDLQDLIASHFDRLQQLYPEAYRLLCRMGCYRFQDIALVPSEALIYLMWDVPETQYGRVLRCLRDWFLVECRQEQDQHQYRLHPAIQAEAIARLRSTPDWQIANQKAASFWTARVRAIQTVEDALTALEAYYHCLQIGDCQAAARVLLFRRHCPWEPEETLGVAAYRIGILQRMTKAIEQIIDRVPPGQILSKLYNHLGDLYWFTGRIQEAMRCHEQSRAIAVQFQIKSLEILALFNTGLCQIELGELPLAMQRFEQVNQLALNPECHVYAVGSWFCLAFLYACCQQPQMARQYVQKVRSEFSLFQGTGWGYGYSLIFLGLTYQHLQEFDLSMRMYQQAQDYAKQSRYILVQAKAFNGIAVIERSRGQFQAAIAHLRNARNLLIQIGAKADLAEVYYQLGLTYQGMRLVEESQASFLMAIELYEQMNAPRQVEKVRNMLGEEKNR; from the coding sequence ATGCCGTATGATCCCCGACAAGGATTACCGCCCGATTCATTTGATCGGCAAACTGACGATTGGAGAAATAGCAGCGAATCTTGGCAGGGGCAGGCGATTGTAGAACGGGAAATTTTGCCGCGCAAGGCAGGACAGGTTTACTTTAATAATGCTTTCTGGCTGGCTCGCTGTTTGCAGGAGATTCCCATTACTACCGGGGAAATTGTGGATGTGCTGCAACGGCAGGGAACGACGCTGATTGTGGAGCCTGCGTTTCTGCTAAAGCCTTCGCGATCGGGGCTGGAGCGAATTCTAGAAGTTTGTCAGGCGCTCTATGAGCAGCAGGATTCGGCGCAGGAAAACCCCCAGGACTGCCCTTCGGTAATTCGATCGACGTTGGGCGATAGTGCCCTGAATACCTGGCAACGGCTGCTCCAGCGGAAACCGCTCAATATTGAACGATTTAAGCAGTGCTGCGAACTCCTAAAGCTCGACTGGCGCAGAATTGCGGGCTACGGCAACCATAGCGATCCTGTCGTGCAGCGATCGGTGAGTCCGGAGGCGGCAAAGCTCAGCTTTGTGGGGCGGGTGCGTGCCATGAGCGATCTGGAGGAACTGCGGAAAAAGGACGCTCGTGCGGTACTGATTCTGGGGGAGGGTGGACTGGGAAAAACCACACTGGCATCGGAATTTTTGCGGCAGCAGCGGTTTGCCCTGAGGCTGGAAGGCTGGATGGCAAAGGAAAGCCAGAACCTCGTCCCGGCGGAAATGCTGGTGCAGGAATGGCTACAGCGCTACTTTCAGGAGGATTCCAGTCCCAATTTTCGCTTAGCGCTCGATCGGCTGCGGCAGAAACTCCGCGAAGTCTCTGTGGGCATTTTGCTCGATAACTTTGAGACGGCACTCGATCGCCACGGACATCTGCTGCCGGATCATCGCCATTACGTTGCTTTGCTGGAAGTGCTGACCGATCCGGAAGTTCAGTCTTTTACGCTAATCACCAGCCGGGAACCCGTCCACGAGGCAACGGTGAGGCTTCAGTCCTACGTTTTGCCGCAGTTGGATCTGAACGCCTGGACGGAGTTTTTTGAGCAGCAGCAGGTTCAGCCGGAGCCAGAATCCCTGGCACAAATGCACCGCTCCTATCGCGGCAATGCCAAGGCGATGACCATTCTCAGCAGCACGGTTCAGCTGGACTACGAGGGAAACCTGGGGGCTTACTGGCAGGCACACCAGGACGATCTGCTGCAAGCAACGGATTTGCAAGACCTGATCGCCAGCCATTTCGATCGCCTGCAACAGCTTTACCCGGAGGCATATCGGCTGCTCTGTCGGATGGGCTGCTATCGCTTTCAGGACATTGCGCTGGTTCCGTCCGAAGCGCTGATCTATTTGATGTGGGACGTGCCGGAAACCCAGTATGGTCGAGTCTTGCGCTGTTTGCGCGATTGGTTTCTGGTCGAGTGCCGCCAGGAGCAGGATCAGCATCAGTATCGTCTACATCCAGCAATTCAGGCAGAGGCGATCGCCCGTTTGCGCTCAACTCCAGACTGGCAAATTGCGAATCAAAAGGCGGCTTCTTTCTGGACGGCACGGGTGAGAGCCATTCAAACCGTCGAGGATGCCCTGACTGCGCTGGAGGCTTACTATCACTGTTTGCAGATTGGCGACTGTCAGGCGGCGGCGAGGGTACTTCTGTTTCGGCGGCACTGCCCCTGGGAGCCGGAGGAAACGCTGGGAGTAGCAGCCTACCGGATTGGCATTTTGCAGCGGATGACAAAGGCGATCGAGCAAATTATTGATCGGGTGCCGCCGGGTCAGATCCTCAGCAAACTCTATAACCATCTGGGGGATCTGTACTGGTTTACGGGACGGATTCAGGAGGCGATGCGGTGCCATGAGCAGTCCAGGGCGATCGCGGTTCAGTTTCAAATCAAGAGCCTGGAGATTCTGGCGCTGTTTAACACCGGGCTGTGTCAGATCGAGCTGGGGGAACTCCCCCTGGCAATGCAGCGATTTGAGCAGGTCAATCAGCTTGCCCTGAATCCGGAGTGCCATGTGTATGCGGTCGGTTCCTGGTTTTGTCTTGCCTTTCTCTATGCCTGCTGCCAGCAGCCGCAGATGGCGCGTCAGTATGTGCAAAAGGTGCGAAGCGAGTTTTCGTTGTTTCAGGGAACGGGCTGGGGCTACGGCTATAGCCTGATTTTTCTGGGACTCACCTATCAGCATCTCCAGGAATTTGATCTGTCAATGCGGATGTATCAACAGGCGCAGGACTACGCCAAGCAAAGCCGCTATATCTTGGTACAGGCAAAGGCGTTTAACGGAATTGCCGTGATTGAGCGATCGAGAGGTCAGTTTCAGGCGGCGATCGCCCATCTGCGAAATGCCCGAAATCTGCTGATTCAAATTGGCGCGAAAGCAGACCTGGCGGAGGTTTACTATCAGCTGGGATTGACCTATCAGGGGATGCGGCTGGTCGAAGAAAGTCAGGCAAGCTTTCTGATGGCGATCGAGCTATACGAGCAGATGAACGCACCCAGGCAGGTTGAAAAGGTAAGAAATATGCTGGGTGAGGAGAAAAACCGATAG
- a CDS encoding alpha/beta hydrolase family protein: MRRLSRWLIGFFVAFTAAILFANLTHSQPARSPEGKPDIRARVETLHVTIASDPADLYLPDLPGRMNRREALPIALMLPGALVDRSYYSQFAQSVARSGFAVVVPTHLRSLPEFNISGELSEAAQIPATLTFLEQENANANSPLYRKLDPSRMALLGHSHGGFVGLQAIANSCIFPFCTPPFSRPDAVKVGIFYGVNSRNPMTGTYAPTANDRIPVALVQGSLDGIATPEEAIATFDLIQTPPRALITIEGTNHYGITDRNNPPGAMPDPSTPSLEQSQGIETIAQWTATFLRAHLYEDAAARQQIYGNRRPGSSVSITSVLE; the protein is encoded by the coding sequence ATGAGACGTTTATCTCGGTGGTTAATTGGTTTCTTCGTAGCGTTCACCGCAGCCATTCTATTTGCCAACCTGACCCATTCCCAGCCCGCTCGATCGCCTGAGGGCAAACCTGACATCAGAGCTAGGGTTGAAACGCTCCACGTCACGATCGCCTCCGACCCCGCTGACCTTTATCTACCTGATCTACCTGGCAGAATGAACCGCCGAGAGGCTTTGCCGATCGCCCTGATGCTGCCCGGTGCGCTGGTCGATCGCAGCTACTATTCCCAGTTTGCTCAGTCGGTTGCCCGCTCTGGTTTTGCGGTGGTCGTGCCCACTCACCTGCGATCGCTGCCCGAATTCAATATTTCCGGTGAACTGTCGGAGGCGGCTCAAATTCCCGCAACGCTGACCTTTCTGGAGCAGGAAAACGCGAACGCCAACTCCCCGCTGTACCGCAAACTCGATCCGTCCCGCATGGCATTGCTGGGTCACTCCCACGGCGGATTTGTCGGACTTCAGGCGATCGCCAATAGCTGCATCTTTCCCTTTTGTACGCCGCCTTTCTCCCGACCCGATGCGGTAAAGGTGGGCATCTTTTACGGTGTGAACAGCAGAAATCCCATGACCGGAACCTATGCTCCCACTGCGAACGATCGGATTCCGGTTGCCTTAGTTCAGGGAAGCCTCGACGGAATTGCCACTCCCGAAGAAGCGATCGCCACGTTTGACCTGATCCAAACTCCCCCCAGGGCACTGATCACCATCGAAGGGACGAATCACTACGGCATTACCGATCGCAATAATCCGCCCGGAGCGATGCCCGATCCGAGTACGCCAAGCCTGGAGCAATCCCAGGGGATTGAGACGATCGCCCAGTGGACAGCCACTTTTCTGCGTGCCCACCTCTACGAAGATGCGGCTGCGCGTCAGCAGATCTATGGGAACCGTCGTCCTGGCTCATCGGTGTCTATTACCAGCGTTCTAGAATAG
- a CDS encoding benzoate/H(+) symporter BenE family transporter, producing the protein MERGILPFSPSPLLPSDSSTHPPIHPSTPHSPLPTPHPIAHIMAFSKNLFNNRFSKGFFRDLSFSAIVAGFVTVLVGFTSSAVIVFQAAQTLGASEAEIGSWMLALGLGMGITCTGLSLRYKVPIATAWSTPGAAMLTTTAAGIPMSEAVGAFLVSAVLITICGFSGWFERAMNKIPVSIASGMLAGILLRFGLEVFTTMQTQFLMVFSMFCAYLICRRLLPRYAVIAALLVGTAIASLQGLMHFETVRLQFGQPIFTMPQWSVRAMVGVALPLFVITMVSQNVPGVAVIRASGYRVPVSPLIGWTGAATLLLAPFGGYAINLAAISAAICLGREAHEDPARRYIAAIAAGFFYALIGLFGGTVSAVFAAFPKELVLAIAGLALLGTIGGSLTAALNDEKTREPALLTFLVTASGVSLLGIGSAFWGLAVGGLAIVLLQRRR; encoded by the coding sequence TTGGAACGAGGAATTCTCCCCTTCTCCCCTTCTCCCCTTCTCCCCTCTGACTCATCCACCCATCCACCCATCCACCCATCTACTCCCCACTCCCCACTCCCCACTCCCCACCCGATCGCCCACATCATGGCTTTCTCCAAAAACCTATTCAACAATCGATTCAGCAAAGGCTTTTTCCGCGATCTGTCCTTTTCCGCGATCGTCGCCGGATTTGTCACCGTTCTCGTTGGGTTTACCAGTTCTGCGGTGATTGTGTTTCAGGCAGCGCAAACCCTCGGCGCGTCGGAGGCGGAAATCGGTTCCTGGATGCTGGCTCTGGGTCTGGGGATGGGCATTACCTGTACTGGACTATCGCTGCGCTACAAAGTGCCGATCGCTACGGCATGGTCTACCCCCGGTGCGGCAATGCTGACGACGACTGCGGCAGGAATTCCCATGTCAGAAGCGGTGGGCGCTTTTCTGGTTTCAGCGGTGCTGATTACGATTTGTGGGTTTAGCGGCTGGTTTGAACGGGCGATGAACAAAATTCCGGTGTCGATCGCCTCTGGAATGCTGGCGGGAATTCTGCTGCGTTTTGGGCTGGAAGTGTTTACCACCATGCAGACCCAGTTCCTCATGGTGTTTTCGATGTTCTGTGCCTATCTGATTTGCCGTCGGCTGCTGCCCCGCTATGCGGTGATTGCGGCTTTGCTGGTGGGAACGGCGATCGCCAGTCTGCAAGGACTGATGCACTTTGAAACCGTTCGCTTACAGTTCGGTCAGCCGATTTTTACGATGCCGCAATGGTCAGTTCGGGCGATGGTGGGCGTGGCACTGCCGCTGTTTGTGATCACGATGGTTTCGCAGAACGTTCCCGGTGTTGCCGTGATTCGTGCCTCTGGCTATCGAGTGCCCGTGTCGCCGCTAATTGGCTGGACGGGAGCCGCAACTCTGCTCCTCGCGCCCTTTGGCGGATACGCGATTAATCTGGCTGCGATTTCTGCGGCGATTTGTCTGGGACGGGAAGCACACGAAGATCCTGCTAGACGATACATTGCCGCCATTGCCGCTGGATTCTTCTATGCCCTCATCGGACTCTTTGGCGGAACCGTCAGTGCGGTCTTTGCCGCCTTTCCCAAGGAATTAGTGCTGGCGATCGCAGGTTTGGCACTCCTGGGGACGATCGGCGGTAGCCTGACCGCTGCCCTCAACGATGAGAAAACTCGCGAACCTGCTCTGCTCACCTTTCTGGTAACAGCATCCGGCGTAAGTTTACTGGGTATCGGCTCTGCCTTCTGGGGACTGGCTGTCGGGGGATTGGCGATCGTCCTTTTGCAGAGGAGACGCTAG
- a CDS encoding YbaK/EbsC family protein yields MTDQNNLSVHSPTYSFSPSSEFPINIAHIVATIRAKFDAEGLTNRFFEVKSYHPATRERNGLLNLEAEDCILLEFDQPYDEFENVYKSRVYRLLIIFSLFEETRFDSALQRSIKGLLYRDNIDRIALWSRSMVSIEPETLQDLKQGNIDLIVIDIPEADEIYHTRSFNYFVPLPGNDQNYSLRVNLIAERLIKRLKKMFHLVLSEVAAPIYDTHYYKAKIATRETMEFEESLLSELLRTIREEKRDKKQDEKRDEKRDEKRDEKQGEGQMQKIRDEKWGEVAIDIGCGTGRHSFTLSRHFEAVYSYDFSPNMITEADRIKRQRDIRNIFFSINDFEYDKLNDEKEFRGRCDLVIATFGMGSFVEDTASMLRRFHEWLKPGGYVFLSFYNANAITLKVTPNWRDTALVAQIDRENNSLEVQLTEKTRFNIFCKLFDEGVEGEINKIFNIRSIVTYPMIMALLPNNMLEQEESSKPFIHADRTLAENPYSQNGYYAFVIAQKPLGEVNGYDNVVQILRQYQAEYSVIDHEPVLSMEDVKQRIGYIPNCMIKTIVFNNRKTGEFVVILIQSEKRINKSQIAARLGVSPYNLKFATEKELLELGFPVGGIAPFGFQCTVPLLTFVDAAIPEHSCEWFFTGIGDNSKTLKIRKADFLRIISQYQAIGL; encoded by the coding sequence ATGACAGATCAAAACAATCTTTCGGTTCATTCCCCAACCTATTCCTTTAGTCCTTCCAGTGAATTTCCGATTAATATTGCCCATATTGTTGCAACCATTCGTGCCAAGTTTGATGCCGAAGGATTAACCAATCGCTTTTTTGAGGTTAAGTCCTATCATCCCGCCACCCGTGAAAGAAACGGACTACTGAATTTAGAGGCGGAGGACTGTATTCTGCTTGAGTTTGACCAGCCCTACGATGAATTTGAGAACGTCTACAAGTCCAGAGTTTATCGGCTGCTGATTATCTTCAGTCTATTTGAGGAAACCAGGTTTGACTCTGCGCTTCAGCGATCGATCAAAGGACTACTCTACCGGGACAATATCGATCGGATTGCGCTCTGGTCGCGGTCAATGGTATCGATCGAGCCGGAAACGCTCCAGGACTTAAAGCAGGGCAATATTGATCTAATTGTGATCGACATTCCCGAAGCCGATGAAATCTACCATACGCGATCGTTTAACTATTTTGTGCCGCTGCCGGGAAACGATCAAAACTATTCGCTGCGGGTCAATTTGATTGCCGAGCGGTTAATTAAACGCCTGAAGAAAATGTTTCATCTGGTGCTGTCGGAGGTTGCTGCCCCCATTTACGACACGCACTATTACAAAGCGAAAATTGCCACCCGCGAAACGATGGAGTTTGAGGAAAGCCTGCTCAGCGAACTGCTGCGAACGATTCGGGAGGAAAAGCGGGACAAAAAACAGGACGAAAAGCGGGATGAGAAGCGGGATGAGAAGCGGGACGAAAAGCAGGGGGAGGGTCAGATGCAAAAGATTCGGGATGAGAAGTGGGGCGAAGTCGCGATCGATATTGGCTGCGGCACGGGACGCCATAGCTTCACGCTGTCCAGGCATTTTGAAGCAGTCTACAGCTATGATTTCTCGCCCAATATGATCACGGAGGCAGATCGAATTAAACGACAGCGAGACATCCGCAATATCTTCTTTTCAATTAATGATTTTGAGTACGACAAGCTGAACGACGAGAAGGAATTTCGCGGCAGATGCGATCTGGTGATTGCGACCTTTGGGATGGGCAGCTTTGTCGAGGATACGGCTTCAATGCTGCGGCGCTTTCATGAGTGGCTGAAGCCGGGGGGCTATGTATTTCTGTCCTTCTATAATGCCAATGCGATCACGCTCAAAGTCACTCCCAACTGGCGCGATACGGCTCTGGTAGCGCAGATCGATCGCGAAAACAATTCCCTCGAAGTTCAGCTTACGGAGAAAACCCGATTTAACATTTTCTGCAAACTGTTTGACGAAGGCGTAGAAGGCGAAATTAACAAAATTTTTAACATCCGGTCGATCGTCACCTATCCGATGATCATGGCACTGTTGCCCAACAATATGCTGGAACAGGAAGAATCCAGTAAACCTTTTATCCATGCTGATCGCACCCTTGCCGAAAACCCTTACAGCCAAAACGGCTACTATGCCTTTGTGATTGCCCAAAAACCGCTAGGCGAAGTGAACGGCTATGACAATGTCGTGCAAATTTTGCGGCAGTATCAGGCGGAGTATAGCGTCATCGACCATGAGCCAGTGCTCTCGATGGAGGATGTGAAGCAGCGGATTGGCTATATTCCCAACTGCATGATTAAAACGATCGTCTTTAACAATCGAAAAACCGGAGAATTTGTCGTCATCCTGATTCAGTCCGAGAAGCGAATTAACAAAAGTCAGATTGCCGCCCGGCTGGGGGTCAGTCCCTACAATCTGAAGTTCGCCACTGAAAAGGAACTGCTGGAGCTGGGATTTCCCGTCGGCGGGATTGCCCCCTTTGGCTTTCAGTGTACTGTGCCCCTGCTCACCTTCGTTGATGCGGCGATTCCTGAGCATTCCTGCGAGTGGTTTTTTACGGGCATTGGTGACAACAGCAAAACGCTTAAAATTCGGAAGGCAGACTTTCTGCGGATTATCAGTCAGTATCAGGCGATCGGGCTTTAG